The Chthoniobacterales bacterium genome has a window encoding:
- a CDS encoding ABC transporter permease, translated as MSDLRYAFRQLRRAPGFTATALATIAICLGANLAIFAVVNSILLQPLPFPNADRLVSIYNTYPNAGVENDGCSLTNYYERRGNIPAFSSLSIYNNRSETVGEPGSTEQVEITRVSPEFFATLGVSLAMGRSFTEEETTVSEQTAVILTDAYWRQRLNADPNILGRDLRVNGLTRKIVGVLPPGFRFLSTEALVYLPVRSQPEDRTPKDRHSGGGDRRMIARLKPGATIAQAQAEIDAHNAAVEKDNPEAKMMAEAGFRSPVLSLHTEHVRSIRPTLLLLQAGVFFLLLIGAVNLVNLLLIRASGRAKEMAIRQSMGAGRRHVVTQVMTETVALTLAGGVLGVMVGAWGIHLLEILGANRLPLGAHIAFDGWLASLGLIGAVILGIVLAAPIAWFNLSSHLADSLQSESRSGTVSRAAQSLRHGFIIAQIALAFVLLAGAALLGLSLKKVMSVSPGFRPDHVLTGEFTFPWIPNPEHRLEAVDRLLELIRQQPGVTATAAITNLPLSGNNGKGAFAPKGYVAPAGQSLQGHYSYGVTGDYFAALGIPLREGRFLNSDDSHRPERVCVVDEDFARRYWPNGSALGQSVVDPGENDNAKLMTVVGVVGPVRQAALTEARGQGAVYLPFHRENSYYFVIARTSQRPEAFAQTLRKLVHAADPELAIDNIRSMETRIDDSLITRRSPAMLAGIFAGVALLLAAIGTYGVLSYAVVQRRREIGIRMAVGAQREQISAQFLKIGLRLLIAGTVLGFIGAALTGRAMQSVLFDVPPLHPAMFAATAAIMTIICLVACWLPARRASRTDPMEALRAE; from the coding sequence ATGAGCGATCTTCGTTACGCCTTTCGTCAACTACGCAGAGCTCCCGGATTCACCGCGACGGCGCTCGCGACGATCGCGATCTGCCTCGGCGCGAACCTGGCGATCTTCGCTGTGGTCAATTCCATCCTTCTCCAGCCGCTCCCGTTTCCGAATGCCGATCGGCTCGTCTCGATTTACAACACCTATCCGAACGCCGGCGTGGAAAACGACGGATGCTCGCTCACGAATTACTACGAACGTCGCGGCAACATTCCCGCCTTCTCCAGCCTTTCGATTTACAATAATCGGAGTGAAACCGTCGGCGAACCGGGTTCAACCGAGCAGGTAGAAATCACCCGGGTCTCACCAGAATTCTTCGCCACTCTCGGCGTCAGCCTGGCGATGGGCCGCAGCTTCACTGAGGAAGAAACAACGGTCTCGGAACAAACTGCGGTCATTCTGACTGACGCCTACTGGCGTCAGCGCCTGAATGCGGATCCCAATATTCTTGGCCGCGATCTCCGCGTGAACGGCCTTACGAGAAAGATCGTCGGCGTGTTGCCGCCTGGTTTCCGGTTCCTCTCCACCGAAGCGCTTGTCTACCTGCCGGTCCGATCCCAACCCGAGGACCGCACTCCGAAAGACCGGCATTCCGGCGGAGGCGATAGGCGCATGATCGCGCGGTTGAAACCGGGCGCCACTATCGCGCAAGCGCAAGCGGAGATAGACGCCCACAACGCCGCGGTCGAAAAGGATAACCCGGAAGCGAAGATGATGGCGGAGGCCGGCTTTCGTTCGCCCGTGCTCTCACTCCACACGGAGCATGTTCGTTCGATTCGTCCGACGCTTCTGCTGCTCCAGGCCGGCGTCTTTTTTCTCCTGCTCATTGGCGCCGTCAATTTGGTGAATCTGTTGCTGATCCGCGCGAGCGGGCGCGCCAAAGAAATGGCGATCCGGCAATCGATGGGCGCGGGCCGCCGGCACGTGGTGACTCAGGTAATGACGGAAACGGTGGCGCTCACTTTAGCGGGCGGCGTGCTTGGCGTGATGGTGGGCGCGTGGGGAATTCATCTCCTCGAAATTCTCGGCGCCAATCGTTTGCCGCTCGGCGCCCACATCGCATTTGATGGCTGGCTCGCATCGCTTGGGCTCATTGGCGCGGTGATTCTTGGCATTGTGCTCGCCGCGCCGATCGCCTGGTTCAATCTGAGCAGCCATTTGGCGGATTCGCTTCAGTCCGAATCGCGCTCGGGAACGGTCAGCCGCGCCGCCCAAAGTCTGCGGCACGGGTTCATCATCGCGCAGATCGCGCTCGCCTTTGTTCTTCTGGCCGGCGCTGCCTTGCTCGGGCTCAGTCTGAAGAAGGTCATGTCCGTTTCTCCAGGCTTCCGCCCCGATCATGTTCTGACCGGCGAGTTCACATTCCCGTGGATACCTAATCCGGAACACCGCCTCGAAGCCGTCGATCGTTTGCTGGAATTGATCCGCCAGCAGCCAGGCGTGACCGCGACGGCTGCCATCACCAACCTTCCGCTCAGCGGCAATAACGGCAAAGGCGCATTCGCACCGAAGGGCTATGTGGCGCCGGCCGGCCAATCGCTTCAGGGTCACTATTCGTATGGCGTCACCGGCGATTACTTCGCCGCGCTCGGCATTCCGTTGCGCGAAGGCCGGTTTCTAAACTCGGATGACTCCCACCGGCCGGAACGAGTCTGTGTTGTGGATGAAGATTTTGCCCGCCGTTATTGGCCCAACGGCAGCGCGCTTGGTCAAAGCGTGGTGGACCCCGGCGAGAACGATAATGCGAAACTGATGACGGTTGTCGGCGTGGTCGGGCCGGTAAGACAGGCCGCCCTCACGGAGGCGCGCGGCCAGGGCGCGGTTTACCTGCCGTTTCATCGAGAGAACTCCTATTATTTCGTGATTGCCCGCACCAGCCAGCGCCCCGAAGCGTTCGCCCAGACCCTGCGCAAACTGGTTCACGCGGCTGATCCTGAGCTTGCGATCGATAACATCCGCTCGATGGAAACGCGGATCGACGACAGCCTCATCACGCGGCGCTCGCCAGCGATGCTCGCCGGAATCTTCGCGGGAGTGGCCCTGCTTCTGGCGGCGATCGGAACCTACGGCGTCCTCAGTTACGCGGTTGTGCAACGCCGCCGTGAGATCGGTATTCGGATGGCTGTGGGCGCGCAACGCGAACAGATTAGCGCGCAGTTCCTCAAGATCGGTTTGCGTCTGCTGATCGCCGGAACCGTTCTCGGCTTTATCGGGGCCGCCCTCACGGGGCGCGCCATGCAAAGTGTCCTTTTCGATGTGCCGCCGCTCCATCCGGCGATGTTCGCGGCGACGGCCGCGATCATGACGATTATTTGCCTGGTGGCTTGCTGGCTGCCCGCGCGCCGGGCCAGTCGGACCGACCCCATGGAAGCTCTCCGCGCCGAATGA